From the Musa acuminata AAA Group cultivar baxijiao chromosome BXJ3-1, Cavendish_Baxijiao_AAA, whole genome shotgun sequence genome, the window CTTCATCTATTTCAAAGGATTTGACAGGAGAGTCTATTGAGATTGCTGTGTTCTTTCAGTATTTGGTGAGATTTTGAGGAAATTGGATGCACTTTCTTGTCTCTCAGTCCAAAGATTTATTATATGCCTAAGAAACTGTTAACTGGTTGAGCACACAGCTTGTTTGTTCATTCTAATTCAATGcttccttattctttcttggaagAAAGAGATTGGAAACTACTATGTTGCAGTCTTCAATTCTGCTACCTTTCTTTTCTGCTTGCAGTCATAGATGGCTTGAAGTACACCAGTTCTCATGAGTGGGTGAAGCATGAGGGTTCTGTGGCTACCATTGGCATCACTGATCATGCTCAGGTATGGCATGTCCTAATTAACCTCAGTCAATGATAATATGACATTCTAGTTCATCTATGCAAAACCCCAACAGAATCTTTGTAACTAAAATGCAATGCAGGAATCTTGACATGCTTTCCTTTATTGTGGATGGAAATCATGGCAAATGGCTGCTGTCACTTCTTCTTGCATGCTTGACTGCTATTCATGTCCTCCTTGGGGAGAGAGAAAGATAGAGTTTCTGTATGGTGTGTTCATGGTGTTTATTGGGCAGGGCCATCTCGGGGAGGTGGTGTTTGTGGAGCTGCCAGAATCTGGAGTAGCAGTTGCAAAAGGAGGTAGCTTTGGAGCAGTGGAGAGTGTCAAAGCAACAAGTGATGTCAACTCCCCTGTTTCTGGTGAAGTCATTGAAGTCAACGCCAAGCTAACTGAGACTCCTGGTCTGGTAGTTCCTCCAACTTGGCCAGCCTCTACATTCATATATCCTTTTACTGGGCTGAATCATATTGGACCAATGCAGCTTAGCTCACTGATGCATTTTGGCCTTCTTCTCTAGATCAACACAAGCCCATATGAAGATGGATGGATGATCAAGGTCAAACCCAGTGAtccatctgaactcaactcattaaTGGGCTCCAAGGAGTACACCAAGTGTTGTGAGGAAGAAGATGCTCACTAGAGCATGAAAATTAACTGATCCTGTGAAGGACCATAAACCTTCATGTTACTCTTTGGAGACTAGCTCTATTCTCTTCTATCTTGTTCTTGTTTCTGTTGTTGTCATTCCTGCTCTTCTTGCTGCTGTTTGGAAGATTCTGATGGGTGTCTGATTTCTCATGGCAAGACTATCTTTTAATGATGGACAAAAACTGCAGATTTCTCTTTTAGCTTCTTAAATTTGAGAATTTGTGGTGTCTAAGCATATCATAAACTGCAGATTTATTAGTAATATTTGGGTTTGGCATCTGC encodes:
- the LOC135628650 gene encoding glycine cleavage system H protein, mitochondrial-like; amino-acid sequence: MALKLWASSAANALRISCSGAGTPFPAFSISRCFSSVIDGLKYTSSHEWVKHEGSVATIGITDHAQGHLGEVVFVELPESGVAVAKGGSFGAVESVKATSDVNSPVSGEVIEVNAKLTETPGLINTSPYEDGWMIKVKPSDPSELNSLMGSKEYTKCCEEEDAH